The Leadbettera azotonutricia ZAS-9 genome has a window encoding:
- the araD gene encoding L-ribulose-5-phosphate 4-epimerase AraD, with amino-acid sequence MADIYKTLKEEAWEANMEIPRRSLAIYTWGNVSAFDPARAVFAIKPSGVAYDVLKAEDLVVVDLEGKVADGKLNPSSDTETHRVLYREFVRLASAGSSAIKGITHTHSTYAVAFAQAKRPVLVFGTTHADHGAEEIPCTEYMDAEAVQNNYELETGNLIVDTFKKQNKNPLHMPMILVAGHGPFAWGKDAAQSVYHAAVLEEVCKMAHLTLALDPHAKPLPEHLIRKHWERKHGPNAYYGQKKK; translated from the coding sequence ATGGCCGACATTTACAAGACTCTTAAAGAAGAAGCCTGGGAAGCAAACATGGAAATCCCCAGGCGCAGCCTTGCGATTTATACCTGGGGCAATGTATCGGCCTTTGATCCTGCCAGGGCTGTCTTTGCGATAAAGCCCTCGGGCGTTGCATACGATGTGTTAAAAGCAGAAGATCTTGTAGTAGTGGATCTTGAAGGAAAGGTGGCGGACGGAAAACTCAACCCTTCGTCGGATACCGAAACCCACCGCGTCCTCTACCGCGAATTCGTGCGCCTTGCTTCCGCAGGGAGTTCCGCCATAAAAGGCATAACCCACACCCACTCAACTTACGCGGTGGCCTTTGCCCAGGCTAAAAGGCCAGTCCTGGTTTTTGGCACCACCCATGCCGACCATGGGGCAGAGGAAATCCCCTGCACCGAATATATGGATGCCGAGGCAGTGCAGAACAACTACGAACTTGAAACCGGGAACCTCATTGTGGATACATTTAAAAAGCAGAACAAGAACCCCCTCCACATGCCCATGATACTCGTAGCAGGCCACGGTCCCTTTGCCTGGGGGAAGGACGCCGCCCAATCAGTTTACCATGCCGCAGTGTTGGAAGAGGTGTGCAAAATGGCCCACCTTACCCTGGCCCTTGATCCCCATGCCAAGCCCTTGCCTGAGCACCTTATCAGGAAACACTGGGAGAGGAAGCACGGCCCCAACGCATATTACGGTCAAAAAAAGAAATAG
- the recR gene encoding recombination mediator RecR has translation MTPGNALDRLTALLSRLPGIGKKTAGRLAYHILDTDPAYAHSLASELDNLHDAIKRCSRCGAYTESDPCPICSDPSRDRALLCVVERAQDLRVIEESREYRGLFHVLGGLIAPLEGVGPGDLSIGKLASRIQEEGTRELILALNPTIEGDTTALYLQQFLKEKLKGSPLEITRLASGLPVGGDLEYADRLTLSRSFRGRIKL, from the coding sequence ATGACACCGGGGAATGCCCTCGACAGGCTCACTGCCCTCCTTTCAAGGCTCCCGGGAATCGGGAAAAAAACCGCGGGCCGTCTTGCCTATCATATACTTGATACTGATCCCGCATACGCCCATTCCCTAGCCTCCGAACTTGACAACCTTCACGATGCCATAAAACGCTGTTCACGCTGCGGGGCTTACACCGAAAGCGACCCCTGCCCTATATGCTCCGACCCAAGCCGTGACCGCGCGCTTTTATGCGTGGTAGAGCGGGCCCAGGATCTGCGGGTCATCGAAGAATCCCGCGAATACCGTGGCCTCTTCCATGTGCTCGGCGGCCTCATTGCCCCCCTCGAAGGCGTTGGCCCCGGGGATCTTTCCATCGGGAAACTCGCAAGCCGCATTCAGGAAGAGGGAACCCGGGAACTTATCCTTGCCCTTAACCCCACGATTGAGGGGGACACCACAGCCCTCTACCTGCAGCAATTTTTAAAAGAAAAACTGAAAGGCTCCCCCCTCGAAATCACCCGCCTGGCTTCGGGCCTTCCTGTAGGGGGCGACCTTGAATATGCAGACAGGCTCACCCTGTCCCGTAGTTTCAGAGGCAGGATTAAGCTATAA
- a CDS encoding iron-containing alcohol dehydrogenase, with the protein MQNFEYYNRTKIIFGKGTEKQAGDETAKYAKRVLLHHSGGHAAKSGILDSVKDSLKKAGVSWVELDGVKPNPRLSKVYEGIEIVKKEKLEFILAVGGGSVIDSAKAIAIGALYDGDVWDFYDHKKTATLALPVATVLTIPAAGSESSVSSVITNEKGPWKQSVDEECIRPVFSILNPEFTYSLPPYQTACGVADMLAHIMERYFTKEPHVELTDELCEGAMRTIIRNARKVFSGGEKDYDARAEIMWAGSIAHNNLLSTGRIGDWASHVIEHELSAVYDIAHGAGLSIVFPAWIKYNLKGDVMRFARFAKKVWGVDGSFYDPEQAALEGIFRLKNFFRSIGLPVSFADAKLGTDRINEMAKRAVKFGPVGNFKKLDAGDVEAIYRIAAE; encoded by the coding sequence ATGCAAAATTTTGAATATTATAACCGGACCAAGATCATCTTCGGCAAGGGAACAGAAAAACAGGCAGGGGACGAAACTGCCAAATACGCCAAAAGGGTATTGCTCCACCATTCAGGGGGCCATGCCGCCAAGTCGGGGATTCTGGATTCCGTCAAGGACAGCCTCAAAAAGGCAGGTGTTTCCTGGGTGGAACTGGATGGGGTCAAGCCCAATCCCCGGCTTTCCAAGGTCTACGAAGGGATAGAGATTGTTAAAAAAGAAAAGCTTGAATTCATTTTGGCGGTAGGGGGCGGTTCGGTAATTGATTCCGCCAAGGCCATTGCCATCGGCGCACTTTACGACGGGGACGTGTGGGATTTTTACGATCATAAAAAAACAGCCACCCTTGCCTTGCCGGTAGCTACGGTACTGACCATCCCTGCGGCGGGGAGCGAAAGCAGCGTCAGCTCGGTGATTACCAATGAGAAGGGGCCCTGGAAGCAGTCGGTGGACGAGGAATGCATCAGGCCGGTGTTTTCCATCCTTAACCCCGAGTTTACCTACAGCCTGCCCCCCTACCAGACCGCCTGCGGGGTGGCGGATATGCTGGCCCATATTATGGAACGATACTTTACCAAGGAACCCCATGTGGAGCTTACCGACGAACTCTGCGAAGGAGCCATGCGGACAATTATCCGCAATGCCCGGAAAGTGTTCTCTGGGGGCGAAAAAGATTACGACGCCCGGGCGGAGATCATGTGGGCCGGTTCCATTGCCCACAACAACCTTCTCAGTACCGGCCGGATAGGGGACTGGGCCAGCCACGTGATCGAGCATGAGCTTTCAGCCGTCTACGACATAGCCCACGGCGCAGGGCTTTCCATCGTGTTCCCCGCCTGGATCAAGTATAACCTTAAGGGAGATGTCATGCGTTTTGCCCGGTTTGCCAAAAAGGTTTGGGGAGTGGATGGTTCTTTTTATGACCCCGAGCAGGCGGCCCTGGAGGGAATATTCCGTCTCAAAAATTTCTTCCGTTCCATCGGCCTTCCCGTCAGCTTTGCCGATGCGAAACTGGGAACCGACAGGATCAACGAGATGGCCAAAAGGGCGGTAAAATTCGGCCCTGTAGGCAACTTTAAGAAACTGGACGCCGGGGATGTCGAAGCCATTTACCGGATCGCGGCGGAATAG
- a CDS encoding DUF6922 domain-containing protein — MKPVLSNFLFWDCSQEKLDYDKRVNFILERVFSMGTEDDVREVVRYYGIDTIKKEIVKIKVLDKKTINYLSFTFKIPKRRFSCFRKNVYQNLY; from the coding sequence ATGAAACCGGTATTATCAAATTTCCTTTTTTGGGATTGCAGTCAAGAAAAGCTCGATTATGATAAAAGGGTAAATTTCATTCTTGAAAGGGTATTCAGCATGGGAACAGAGGATGATGTTCGGGAGGTGGTACGATATTATGGAATAGACACTATAAAAAAAGAAATAGTGAAAATAAAGGTACTCGATAAAAAAACCATTAATTATTTGAGCTTTACATTCAAAATTCCAAAAAGAAGGTTTTCGTGCTTCAGAAAGAATGTGTATCAAAATCTTTATTAA
- the dnaX gene encoding DNA polymerase III subunit gamma/tau encodes MAYEVTATRKRPKTFDELAGQEFVAATLKNSLETGHIAHAYLFSGPRGCGKTSAARILARSLRCERGPTPTPCGRCPQCEEIARGSSMDVIEIDGASNTGVNDVRQIKEEVLFPPTSGRFKIYIIDEVHMLSNNAFNALLKTIEEPPPSVIFIFATTELQKVPATIKSRCQQFNFRLIPIETIKSLLAQACREMEIEAEDEALFWIARESTGSLRDAYTLFDQVVSFSDGNIQSDIIREKLGLVGLDRLNEFADACAANDVAGALAKIDELIGDGVAVEQFVTDLAGYYHSLYLLKAGVTRESLLGYPPERFSAKVLEKLDTQKLAHAGELLFDLHRDIRYSVSPRFELETLASKLCWLDRWISPAELAEAVNRAGAVLKGDVSRPLAQGAESPRVEIPSPAQREIRDEIKPGQKGFLSEGFKAYKAAKEREAAALSAMPAVPPVQPHLSADVQTVLKLFNGTIIKSGTE; translated from the coding sequence ATGGCCTATGAAGTAACCGCCACCCGGAAGCGGCCCAAGACTTTTGATGAACTGGCAGGCCAGGAATTTGTGGCTGCTACCCTCAAAAACTCCCTGGAAACCGGACATATTGCCCATGCCTACCTCTTTTCCGGCCCCAGGGGCTGCGGCAAGACCAGCGCCGCCCGCATCCTTGCCCGCTCTCTCCGCTGCGAGAGAGGGCCCACGCCCACACCCTGCGGCCGCTGCCCCCAGTGCGAGGAAATAGCCAGGGGTTCCAGCATGGATGTCATCGAGATAGACGGGGCATCCAACACCGGCGTCAATGACGTGCGGCAGATCAAGGAGGAAGTCCTCTTCCCCCCCACTTCGGGCCGCTTCAAGATTTACATCATCGACGAAGTCCACATGCTCTCGAACAATGCCTTCAACGCCCTCCTCAAAACCATTGAAGAGCCGCCGCCAAGCGTCATTTTTATTTTTGCCACCACCGAACTCCAAAAGGTGCCTGCTACCATCAAGAGCCGGTGCCAGCAGTTCAATTTCAGGCTCATCCCCATCGAGACCATCAAAAGCCTTTTGGCCCAGGCTTGCAGGGAAATGGAAATTGAAGCCGAGGACGAGGCCCTCTTCTGGATTGCCAGAGAATCTACCGGCAGCCTCCGGGACGCATACACCCTTTTCGATCAGGTGGTTTCATTTTCTGATGGGAATATACAGTCCGATATTATCAGGGAAAAGCTCGGCCTTGTGGGCCTCGACAGGCTCAATGAATTTGCCGATGCCTGCGCGGCCAACGATGTTGCCGGGGCGCTTGCCAAAATTGATGAACTCATTGGCGACGGTGTCGCAGTAGAACAATTTGTTACCGATCTTGCGGGCTACTACCACAGCCTCTATCTTCTTAAGGCAGGGGTTACGCGGGAATCCCTCCTCGGCTATCCGCCGGAACGCTTCTCGGCAAAGGTGCTGGAAAAGCTGGATACCCAAAAGCTGGCCCATGCAGGGGAGCTGCTCTTTGATCTTCACAGGGATATACGCTACTCAGTTTCGCCCAGGTTCGAGCTTGAAACATTGGCATCGAAACTCTGTTGGCTCGACCGCTGGATTTCCCCTGCCGAGCTTGCAGAGGCAGTGAACAGGGCAGGGGCTGTCCTCAAAGGGGATGTAAGCCGCCCTTTAGCGCAAGGGGCGGAAAGCCCCAGGGTTGAAATCCCATCCCCTGCGCAGCGGGAGATAAGGGATGAAATCAAACCCGGCCAGAAAGGGTTTTTATCTGAAGGCTTTAAAGCGTACAAGGCTGCAAAAGAACGGGAAGCCGCTGCATTGTCGGCAATGCCCGCTGTGCCGCCTGTCCAGCCCCATCTCAGCGCAGACGTACAAACAGTGCTAAAACTGTTCAATGGAACTATCATAAAAAGCGGGACGGAATAA
- a CDS encoding nucleotidyl transferase AbiEii/AbiGii toxin family protein, with product MLQKECVSKSLLILLKELQESDIFRDYFLVGGTSLALQMGHRRSDDIDLFTQNEIDKEMIGAFLFDNYKGKVLVINSQSIIYQVKINDIKVDFVKHPYNLVEPVKENDDIRYLGKKDIAAMKLRAIENSGNRAKDFVDIYYLLKEISLENMFDYYRKKYSAADINSVKRSLGYFDDVPDESWEEVRIIKNKPTVNKIKKTIIDKIIEYDKKYLYK from the coding sequence GTGCTTCAGAAAGAATGTGTATCAAAATCTTTATTAATATTGCTCAAAGAACTTCAAGAATCTGATATTTTCAGAGATTATTTTTTGGTTGGCGGCACATCCCTGGCATTACAAATGGGACACAGACGTTCAGATGACATTGATCTTTTTACACAAAACGAAATAGATAAAGAAATGATAGGGGCATTTTTATTTGACAATTATAAAGGCAAGGTTCTTGTAATAAACAGCCAAAGTATTATTTACCAGGTAAAAATAAATGATATAAAAGTCGATTTTGTCAAACACCCCTATAATTTGGTCGAACCTGTAAAAGAAAATGACGATATACGGTATTTAGGGAAAAAAGATATTGCGGCCATGAAATTACGGGCGATTGAAAACAGCGGAAACCGTGCTAAGGATTTTGTTGATATTTATTATTTATTGAAAGAAATTTCATTGGAAAACATGTTTGACTATTACAGGAAAAAATATAGTGCAGCTGATATAAATAGTGTAAAAAGAAGTCTTGGATATTTTGATGATGTTCCCGATGAAAGCTGGGAAGAAGTAAGAATAATAAAAAACAAACCAACGGTAAATAAAATAAAAAAAACAATTATTGACAAAATAATTGAATATGATAAAAAATATCTATATAAATAA
- the thyX gene encoding FAD-dependent thymidylate synthase, with amino-acid sequence MAHCATDEAEAILDKEFKVLDKGFVRLVDYLGGDKRVVQSARVSYREGTKSYREDAGLIDYLLRNRHTSPFEQVILTFHIKLPVFIARQWIRHRTARLNEISGRYSVLKDDFYVPDPADVALQSPDNKQGRSPEAVDEARAAEIIGLLDKGQQRSYADYSALINEGIARELARINLPLSLYTEWYWQIDLHNLFHFLELRLDTHAQKEIRLYAGVLLDMAKKVAPLCCESFGRHMLGGVNFSKDELAELKRRLAGEAPGLTGKHLERFEEKLKSGRQL; translated from the coding sequence ATGGCTCATTGCGCAACAGACGAAGCAGAAGCAATATTGGACAAAGAATTCAAGGTGCTGGACAAGGGTTTTGTCCGGCTTGTGGATTACCTCGGGGGAGACAAACGGGTGGTGCAGTCCGCGCGTGTTTCCTATAGGGAGGGCACAAAAAGCTACCGCGAAGATGCGGGCCTCATCGACTACCTTTTGAGGAACCGGCACACCAGCCCTTTTGAACAGGTGATACTCACCTTTCATATCAAGCTTCCCGTCTTTATAGCCCGCCAGTGGATCAGGCACCGTACCGCAAGGCTCAACGAAATTTCCGGCCGCTATTCAGTGCTGAAGGATGATTTCTATGTGCCGGACCCTGCCGATGTGGCGCTTCAAAGCCCTGACAACAAGCAGGGGAGATCGCCCGAAGCCGTTGACGAGGCAAGGGCCGCCGAAATTATCGGCCTTCTTGACAAGGGCCAGCAGCGATCCTATGCGGATTATTCAGCCCTCATCAACGAGGGCATTGCGCGGGAGCTGGCCCGCATCAACCTGCCCCTTTCGCTTTACACCGAATGGTACTGGCAGATAGATCTCCACAACCTCTTCCACTTTCTGGAGCTTCGCCTGGATACCCATGCCCAAAAGGAAATACGCCTCTATGCGGGGGTGCTTCTGGATATGGCCAAAAAAGTGGCGCCCTTGTGCTGCGAATCCTTCGGGCGCCATATGCTTGGGGGAGTGAATTTTTCCAAAGATGAGCTTGCGGAACTGAAGCGCCGCCTGGCGGGGGAAGCCCCGGGCCTTACAGGAAAACACCTTGAACGCTTTGAGGAAAAGCTAAAGAGCGGCAGGCAGCTTTAA
- a CDS encoding pyridoxamine 5'-phosphate oxidase family protein — MREMRRKDREMPREFAEAVVDKCRFSVLAMVNPDGTPYCVPLSMARDGELLYFHGAKEGQKTDCLRHQNQVCISCVGDTNLPLDHFTIEFESAEIFGKAFEVTEKEEKIHALRLICQRYTPANMGEFDKSIERSLDVTAIWKIHIDGISGKQRKPH; from the coding sequence ATGCGTGAAATGCGGAGAAAAGACCGGGAAATGCCCCGGGAATTTGCGGAAGCGGTTGTGGATAAATGTCGCTTCTCGGTGTTGGCTATGGTGAATCCTGACGGGACGCCTTATTGTGTCCCCCTGTCCATGGCCCGTGACGGCGAGCTGCTTTATTTCCATGGCGCAAAGGAAGGCCAGAAGACAGACTGCCTCCGCCATCAGAACCAGGTCTGCATTTCCTGCGTGGGCGATACCAATCTGCCCCTGGATCATTTCACTATCGAATTCGAGTCGGCCGAAATTTTTGGGAAGGCTTTTGAGGTTACCGAAAAGGAAGAAAAGATCCATGCCCTGCGCCTCATTTGCCAGCGTTATACCCCGGCAAACATGGGCGAGTTTGACAAATCCATCGAGAGGAGCCTTGATGTGACCGCTATCTGGAAAATCCATATTGACGGCATCAGCGGCAAACAGAGGAAGCCGCATTAG
- a CDS encoding YbaB/EbfC family nucleoid-associated protein produces MNINPFDILKNAQKIQEQMGAFQEKLGGLRIEGSSGGGMVTIAMNGRMEVLQISISPEAMEDRDMLQDLIAAAFNSALEKARETVNREMGALAGMPGGFPPGGFPGVVPGVQ; encoded by the coding sequence ATGAACATCAACCCTTTTGACATACTGAAAAATGCCCAGAAGATACAGGAACAAATGGGGGCTTTCCAGGAAAAGCTTGGCGGCCTCAGAATCGAAGGATCTTCGGGGGGCGGCATGGTTACGATTGCGATGAACGGCCGCATGGAAGTGCTTCAGATAAGCATCAGCCCCGAGGCCATGGAAGACCGCGACATGCTTCAGGATCTTATAGCCGCCGCCTTCAACAGCGCCCTCGAGAAAGCGCGCGAAACCGTGAACCGCGAAATGGGCGCTCTTGCCGGCATGCCTGGCGGCTTCCCGCCTGGCGGTTTCCCTGGCGTGGTACCGGGGGTGCAATGA
- a CDS encoding ribulokinase produces the protein MAVKKGEAYVLGLDYGSDSCRAVLIDASDGSEAGGGVMYYPRWAKGLYCDPAANQFRQHPRDYIDTLEGTVKEALAKAGKDVAAKIKGIAIDTTGSTPCAVDATGTPLAMLDEFAENPSAMFVLWKDHTAIAEAAKINKLAKTWGGEDYTKYEGGTYSTEWFWSKILRVFAEDKKVAEKTVSVLEHCDWMTALLTGTRDIASIKHSRCAMGHKAMWHADFGGYPSEDFLSRLDPRLVAIRKSLGTQTYTSDQSAGGLSQEWASRLGLPAGIPVAMGAYDAHMGAVGGGVREGWLIRVMGTSTCDVIVAPKPSGGEKLVNGICGQVDGSVVPGMLGYEAGQSAFGDVYAWFKKLIMWPIDALLPNIEGIDAATKEKIAKELSKKAIPELEKTAAAIDPASTGITALDWLNGRRTPDANQLLKGAISGLTLGSDAPRVYRALAEATAFGARAIVERFREEGVAIEGIIGVGGVARKSPFVMQIIADVLNMPISVPAGDQPVALGAAIFAAVVAGIYADIPTAQKAICSPIEKTYTPKAREVEIYNKLYAEYRKLGAFVEKN, from the coding sequence ATGGCGGTAAAAAAAGGCGAAGCGTACGTGTTGGGGCTGGACTACGGTTCAGATTCCTGCAGGGCAGTGCTCATCGATGCTTCTGACGGGAGCGAGGCAGGAGGGGGCGTCATGTATTATCCCCGTTGGGCCAAGGGGCTCTACTGCGATCCTGCGGCCAACCAGTTCCGCCAGCATCCTCGGGATTATATCGACACTCTCGAAGGGACGGTGAAAGAAGCGCTTGCCAAGGCAGGAAAGGATGTTGCCGCAAAAATCAAGGGCATTGCCATTGACACCACAGGCTCAACTCCCTGCGCGGTTGACGCCACAGGAACCCCCCTGGCCATGCTGGACGAATTCGCCGAAAACCCCAGCGCCATGTTCGTTCTCTGGAAGGATCACACCGCTATTGCGGAGGCCGCAAAAATCAACAAGCTTGCAAAAACCTGGGGCGGCGAGGACTACACCAAATACGAGGGGGGCACTTATTCTACCGAGTGGTTCTGGTCAAAGATACTGCGGGTCTTTGCAGAAGATAAAAAAGTAGCGGAAAAAACCGTCTCCGTTCTTGAGCACTGCGACTGGATGACTGCCCTGCTCACAGGCACAAGGGATATTGCTTCGATAAAGCACAGCCGCTGCGCCATGGGGCACAAAGCCATGTGGCATGCGGATTTTGGCGGCTACCCCTCTGAAGATTTTCTTTCCCGCCTTGATCCAAGGCTGGTGGCTATACGGAAAAGCCTGGGCACGCAAACCTATACCAGCGACCAGAGCGCGGGGGGCCTCTCCCAGGAATGGGCATCGAGGCTCGGCCTTCCCGCAGGCATCCCGGTGGCAATGGGCGCTTACGATGCCCACATGGGCGCAGTCGGCGGCGGCGTGCGCGAAGGCTGGCTCATCCGGGTGATGGGAACATCAACCTGCGATGTCATTGTTGCCCCCAAACCCTCGGGGGGCGAAAAACTCGTAAACGGGATCTGCGGCCAGGTAGACGGCTCGGTAGTCCCCGGCATGCTGGGTTACGAAGCAGGCCAGAGCGCATTTGGCGATGTGTATGCCTGGTTCAAAAAACTCATCATGTGGCCCATCGATGCCCTGCTTCCCAATATAGAAGGCATAGACGCCGCCACAAAAGAAAAAATCGCAAAAGAGCTTTCCAAAAAAGCGATTCCCGAATTGGAAAAAACCGCCGCCGCTATCGATCCTGCCAGTACCGGCATCACTGCCCTGGACTGGCTCAACGGCAGGCGTACCCCCGATGCGAACCAGCTTTTAAAGGGCGCCATCTCGGGCCTTACCCTCGGCTCGGACGCGCCCAGGGTGTACCGCGCATTGGCAGAAGCAACCGCCTTTGGCGCGAGGGCAATAGTGGAACGATTCAGGGAAGAAGGCGTTGCCATCGAAGGGATCATAGGCGTGGGCGGCGTTGCCCGCAAATCGCCTTTTGTGATGCAGATAATCGCGGATGTGCTTAATATGCCCATCAGTGTTCCCGCAGGGGATCAGCCCGTGGCCCTGGGGGCGGCCATATTCGCCGCTGTTGTAGCAGGCATCTACGCTGATATACCCACGGCGCAGAAAGCCATCTGTTCGCCTATCGAAAAGACCTATACCCCCAAAGCAAGGGAAGTCGAAATCTACAATAAGCTTTACGCCGAATACCGCAAGCTTGGCGCGTTTGTGGAGAAAAACTGA
- a CDS encoding COG2426 family protein, with translation MSGSIVWFITAFLAFLPISELRGAIPFAMAHQIPWYIAFPFAALLNAMVAPVCWIFLSTLNRLFLKMEWYKKFFDRFIESARAKLHEKVEKWGWLGITIFVAIPLPITGAWTGTLGAWVLGISKRRTLLAVILGVVIAGAIVTSVMLLGLQGLKIFVKQVEAP, from the coding sequence ATGAGCGGCAGCATAGTTTGGTTCATCACGGCATTTTTGGCATTTCTGCCGATTTCAGAATTGCGGGGGGCCATACCCTTTGCCATGGCCCATCAAATCCCCTGGTATATCGCCTTTCCCTTCGCGGCATTGCTCAACGCCATGGTGGCGCCGGTCTGCTGGATTTTCCTCTCGACTTTGAACCGTCTTTTTCTCAAAATGGAGTGGTACAAGAAATTCTTCGACCGCTTCATCGAAAGCGCCAGGGCCAAGCTCCACGAAAAAGTTGAAAAATGGGGCTGGCTCGGCATTACCATTTTTGTCGCCATTCCCCTTCCCATCACCGGCGCATGGACAGGCACCCTGGGCGCCTGGGTTCTTGGCATCAGCAAACGCCGCACCCTCCTGGCAGTCATTTTGGGAGTTGTCATAGCGGGGGCCATTGTAACTTCAGTAATGCTCCTGGGCCTACAGGGCCTCAAGATCTTTGTAAAGCAGGTCGAAGCCCCGTAA
- a CDS encoding helix-turn-helix domain-containing protein, with protein MPFLIVWIWKKNSRIFEICSTANFFKKWRKQAGLSQEKLANLCGTAPAYIRQIEIGNRSPSIKFLVKVAGALKIDTWQLLYEDPNTGNESPFEDYSVRKTRVKKELVTSLSKTVAETVKKAFEEL; from the coding sequence TTGCCTTTTTTGATAGTATGGATTTGGAAAAAAAATTCTCGCATTTTTGAAATATGCTCAACTGCGAACTTTTTCAAAAAATGGCGAAAACAAGCAGGATTATCGCAAGAAAAACTTGCCAATCTTTGCGGGACTGCCCCGGCTTATATTCGGCAGATAGAAATTGGAAATCGTTCACCTTCCATAAAATTCCTCGTTAAAGTTGCCGGAGCCTTGAAGATAGACACATGGCAGCTTCTCTATGAAGATCCAAATACCGGGAATGAATCTCCTTTTGAAGATTATTCGGTAAGAAAAACCAGAGTAAAAAAAGAACTTGTGACCTCATTGTCAAAGACTGTCGCCGAAACCGTAAAAAAAGCCTTTGAAGAATTGTAA